The following proteins are co-located in the Pseudomonas fluorescens genome:
- a CDS encoding polysaccharide deacetylase family protein: MRIAFLLSACLLCLGAQAAPVDVASLDRGVWPEKLSSPALFDVASRAEILMFAHSLIASEAQDEAVLKQRLGLKIINLASIDDLRRQLWQRLLENYTFAQQSCEEDASFCYLVESMDDLREQAGKFQVSDDSFYIGWANPSHSFHERYLDELLRKAALFPQISSEIARFGDHERNGDEFNDRMFLLTFDGGPAPVSGNTDWLTDYLRKQKLNATFFVLGSSLQTRVERSSAADVQALYQGQCVGTQGWQYRSHSHWVEWQGSITRSASLAQNLMPENYVPLFRPPYGQRRADSQGFFQSQGLQVALWDIDSQDEPGKLKADEAAQRLLTLMLLWRKGVIVFHDTQDKARVALPMLLQATAQSGLGWQDCREAFR; this comes from the coding sequence GTGCGAATTGCGTTTTTACTGTCGGCTTGTTTGCTGTGCTTGGGCGCCCAGGCGGCGCCGGTGGACGTGGCAAGCCTGGACCGTGGTGTCTGGCCGGAGAAGCTAAGCAGCCCCGCGCTGTTCGACGTCGCCTCACGCGCCGAAATCCTGATGTTCGCCCATAGCTTGATCGCCAGCGAAGCCCAGGACGAAGCCGTGCTCAAGCAGCGCCTGGGCCTGAAGATCATCAACCTGGCTTCCATTGACGACCTGCGCCGGCAACTCTGGCAGCGCCTGTTGGAGAACTACACGTTTGCCCAGCAAAGCTGCGAAGAAGATGCCTCGTTCTGCTACCTGGTGGAAAGCATGGACGACCTGCGCGAACAGGCCGGCAAGTTCCAGGTCAGTGATGACTCCTTCTATATAGGCTGGGCCAACCCCAGCCACAGTTTCCATGAGCGCTACCTGGACGAACTGCTGCGCAAAGCCGCGTTGTTCCCGCAGATCAGCAGTGAGATCGCGCGTTTTGGCGACCACGAACGCAATGGCGACGAATTCAACGACCGCATGTTCCTGCTGACCTTCGACGGCGGCCCGGCACCCGTCAGCGGCAATACTGACTGGCTCACTGACTACCTGCGCAAGCAGAAGCTCAACGCCACCTTCTTCGTCCTCGGCAGCAGTCTGCAAACCCGCGTTGAGCGCAGTTCGGCGGCTGACGTACAAGCGTTGTACCAGGGCCAGTGCGTGGGCACCCAGGGCTGGCAGTATCGCTCCCACAGTCATTGGGTCGAGTGGCAAGGCTCGATCACGCGCAGTGCATCGCTGGCGCAGAACCTGATGCCGGAAAACTACGTGCCGCTGTTTCGCCCGCCGTACGGCCAGCGTCGCGCCGACAGCCAGGGCTTCTTCCAGTCCCAGGGTTTGCAGGTGGCGCTGTGGGATATCGACTCGCAGGATGAGCCGGGCAAACTCAAGGCTGATGAGGCGGCGCAACGGCTGCTGACGTTGATGTTGCTATGGCGCAAAGGGGTGATTGTGTTTCACGACACCCAGGACAAGGCGCGGGTCGCATTACCGATGTTGCTACAGGCGACGGCGCAAAGTGGGCTGGGTTGGCAGGACTGTCGGGAGGCGTTTCGCTGA